The following are encoded together in the Bacillus cereus group sp. RP43 genome:
- a CDS encoding HIT family protein, translating to MVMDMPINKQAEQNCFICEKHKGNIIVPGGAIYEDALIYVGHVHWDKEETYLGYVMIDIKRHVPGLAELTENEAKAFGLITSRVSKALKECEGAEHIYTFVSGNGVPHMHMHIIPRYPNTPKEFWSPTEVANWTGAPHGDSEKIKKLCERIRKYMVNEYAYNK from the coding sequence ATGGTGATGGATATGCCAATAAACAAGCAAGCAGAACAAAACTGCTTTATTTGCGAAAAACATAAAGGAAACATTATAGTTCCAGGTGGTGCTATTTATGAAGATGCTCTCATATACGTTGGGCATGTCCATTGGGATAAAGAAGAAACATATCTTGGTTATGTAATGATTGATATAAAAAGACATGTACCTGGTCTCGCTGAATTAACTGAAAATGAGGCAAAAGCATTCGGGCTGATAACAAGTAGAGTAAGTAAAGCGCTAAAAGAATGCGAAGGTGCAGAACATATTTATACTTTCGTTTCAGGAAATGGTGTACCACATATGCATATGCACATTATACCGCGTTATCCAAATACACCAAAAGAGTTTTGGTCACCGACTGAAGTAGCAAATTGGACTGGTGCACCACATGGAGATTCAGAGAAAATTAAAAAACTATGCGAAAGAATACGAAAGTATATGGTAAATGAGTATGCATACAACAAATAA
- a CDS encoding protein phosphatase 2C domain-containing protein, producing the protein MHTTNNTQYSWVGSREMCLDEVSVKQYGDIVLGKYGGNISAGAKKNEDGALVWSNGDWEFTVILDGHNSAESVDLVVNTIQKEYENIKAIMKESIETVFRSVENYILMIFQSLSFKEKCEKVKGETACLICVRKENYIWWLSIGDCLVYVFHEELHKLGQYTLNQRHFYEWIGNVNTFDLPVPCYSSGIRELRTGKNRIVMVTDGVLECGERCYETPLNLYNDMNGNNIGLKENIHNVLEHVHHQLGRDSATIISWDYENDAYATYPSDQPEKIKVKK; encoded by the coding sequence ATGCATACAACAAATAATACACAATATTCATGGGTTGGAAGTAGGGAAATGTGTTTAGACGAAGTTTCAGTAAAGCAATATGGTGATATCGTACTTGGTAAATACGGCGGGAATATAAGTGCCGGAGCAAAAAAGAATGAAGACGGTGCATTAGTTTGGTCGAATGGTGATTGGGAATTCACCGTTATATTAGACGGACATAATAGTGCAGAAAGTGTTGATTTAGTAGTAAATACAATCCAAAAAGAATATGAAAATATAAAAGCGATTATGAAAGAATCAATTGAAACCGTATTTCGATCTGTTGAAAATTATATACTTATGATTTTTCAATCCCTCTCATTTAAAGAAAAGTGCGAAAAAGTAAAAGGTGAAACTGCTTGCTTAATATGCGTAAGAAAAGAAAATTACATATGGTGGCTTTCGATAGGTGATTGCTTGGTTTATGTATTTCATGAAGAATTACATAAATTAGGACAATATACATTGAATCAACGCCACTTTTACGAATGGATTGGAAATGTAAACACATTTGATTTACCCGTTCCTTGCTATTCTTCAGGAATTCGTGAATTACGTACTGGAAAGAATCGAATTGTAATGGTGACAGATGGGGTATTAGAATGCGGGGAACGCTGTTATGAAACACCATTAAATCTTTATAATGATATGAATGGAAATAATATTGGGCTAAAAGAAAATATTCATAATGTGTTAGAACACGTTCATCATCAATTAGGACGAGATAGTGCTACCATTATTAGTTGGGATTATGAAAATGATGCATATGCTACGTATCCGAGTGATCAGCCGGAGAAAATTAAAGTAAAAAAATAA
- a CDS encoding DUF4181 domain-containing protein, whose product MRTYTFWIIIFVFCIAGYFLDRFLRRKLNMPKSGFWGYNKYVNSLHKKLEIGLFFVYLIISFIYIFKFESTNIWFIIFTYLGVTWILRTWMEWKYDRESKEYIFSIIGLFAFICMTSMLFYFVPPAT is encoded by the coding sequence TTGAGGACCTATACATTTTGGATTATAATTTTTGTTTTTTGTATAGCGGGCTACTTTTTGGATCGATTTTTAAGAAGAAAATTGAATATGCCAAAGAGCGGGTTTTGGGGATATAATAAATATGTAAATAGCTTACATAAAAAATTGGAAATAGGACTGTTTTTTGTTTATTTAATAATTAGTTTTATTTACATCTTTAAATTCGAAAGCACTAATATTTGGTTTATCATTTTCACTTATTTAGGGGTTACGTGGATCCTAAGGACATGGATGGAATGGAAGTATGATAGAGAATCGAAAGAATATATTTTTTCGATAATTGGATTATTTGCATTTATTTGTATGACTTCGATGCTATTTTACTTCGTTCCACCAGCTACATAA
- a CDS encoding SDR family oxidoreductase: protein MNKKIAVITGASSGFGLLTTLELAKKDYLVIATMRNLEKQVNLLSQAAKLNLQQNIKVQQLDVTDQSSIHSFQLFLKEIHRVDLLINNAGYANGGFVEEIPVEEYSKQFETNLFGAISITQLVLPYMREQKSGKIINISSISGQIGFPGLSPYVSSKYALEGWSESLRLEVKPFGIDVTLIEPGSYNTNIWEVGKKLAENSSEAASPYKEYMDKIQKHINSGSDTFGNPIDVANKLVEIAEAKRTTLRYPIGKGVKFMIFAKKVLPWRLWEFLVLRSFKKMQL, encoded by the coding sequence ATGAATAAAAAAATTGCAGTTATTACCGGTGCTTCAAGTGGATTCGGTCTTTTAACAACACTTGAACTTGCAAAAAAAGACTACTTAGTCATTGCTACAATGAGAAACCTTGAAAAGCAAGTAAACTTACTATCTCAAGCTGCGAAACTCAACTTACAACAAAATATAAAAGTTCAACAATTAGATGTAACAGACCAAAGTTCTATACATAGCTTTCAATTATTTTTAAAAGAAATACACAGAGTAGACCTTCTCATTAATAATGCAGGATATGCAAATGGGGGCTTTGTAGAAGAAATTCCAGTAGAGGAATACAGTAAACAATTTGAAACGAACCTTTTTGGAGCTATATCAATCACTCAGCTTGTCTTACCATATATGAGAGAACAGAAAAGCGGAAAAATCATTAATATAAGCAGCATTAGCGGCCAAATCGGATTCCCTGGTTTATCCCCTTACGTTTCTTCAAAATATGCATTAGAAGGCTGGAGTGAATCCCTTCGTTTAGAAGTAAAACCTTTCGGAATAGATGTTACTTTAATTGAACCTGGTTCTTATAACACGAACATTTGGGAAGTTGGCAAAAAACTAGCTGAGAATTCCTCCGAAGCTGCCTCTCCTTATAAGGAATATATGGATAAAATTCAAAAACATATTAATAGCGGCAGTGATACATTTGGTAATCCGATAGATGTTGCTAATAAACTCGTTGAAATTGCTGAAGCGAAACGTACTACATTACGATATCCAATTGGAAAAGGTGTAAAATTTATGATCTTTGCGAAGAAGGTTCTTCCTTGGAGATTGTGGGAGTTTCTTGTTTTGAGGAGTTTTAAGAAGATGCAACTTTAA
- a CDS encoding helix-turn-helix domain-containing protein — protein METNGFHDIFHKYFQGLQVVEERHMNVPKTIGKGKIRRWTSFSGMEIVLSNYQFYKNHRIQFASDAAMVELNFCLKGSGEVQIGHSSYELMSGNSYLYFMNDFDVLFEYEKENPLYSLAIGIPVPLFNHFMLNNAIEKSLDFHSILGNQSFKKFQNPIDTITSNLIKRMIEHPKKDRISQLEIESKALELLSIHFGRVLLNDRDANKRSQLSKKDLNKIKLAEEILLQRMESPPSLLELAKIVGLNDYKLKIGFKELFGTSTFAYLREKRMEHAIDLLRSGNSNVTETAVAVGYNNVSHFSELFRKKYGMNPSELLRIY, from the coding sequence ATGGAGACTAACGGTTTTCATGATATTTTTCATAAATATTTTCAGGGTTTACAAGTTGTAGAGGAAAGACATATGAATGTTCCTAAAACAATAGGTAAGGGTAAAATACGAAGATGGACTTCATTTTCAGGGATGGAAATTGTGTTATCAAATTATCAATTTTATAAAAATCATCGCATCCAGTTTGCATCTGATGCAGCAATGGTGGAGCTTAATTTTTGTTTGAAAGGGTCCGGAGAAGTGCAAATCGGTCATTCTTCGTATGAATTAATGTCTGGAAATAGCTATTTATATTTTATGAATGATTTTGATGTTTTATTTGAATATGAAAAAGAGAACCCTCTATATTCACTAGCTATTGGAATTCCTGTACCATTGTTTAATCATTTTATGCTGAATAATGCTATTGAAAAAAGTCTTGATTTTCATTCTATATTAGGAAATCAATCTTTTAAAAAGTTTCAAAATCCAATTGATACTATAACATCTAATCTTATTAAGAGAATGATAGAGCATCCCAAAAAGGATCGTATTAGTCAACTAGAAATAGAAAGTAAAGCGCTCGAATTGCTTTCTATACATTTTGGGAGAGTGTTGCTTAATGATCGTGACGCAAATAAAAGGAGTCAATTATCAAAAAAGGATTTGAATAAAATAAAACTGGCCGAAGAAATTTTACTGCAACGAATGGAGTCACCCCCATCATTATTAGAATTGGCTAAAATAGTAGGATTAAATGATTATAAATTAAAAATTGGGTTTAAAGAATTATTTGGGACGTCCACATTTGCATATTTACGAGAAAAACGTATGGAACATGCGATAGATTTATTGCGTTCGGGAAATAGTAATGTGACCGAAACAGCAGTTGCAGTTGGATACAATAATGTCAGTCATTTTTCAGAGTTGTTTCGTAAAAAGTATGGAATGAATCCATCAGAACTTTTACGTATTTATTAA
- a CDS encoding MFS transporter → MKERNERHFWIFVLTGMFLIITTTGFARMAYGVILPFMQEGLQISTSQSGMLGTILFLGYLLTVGTSGILTIRFGAKSVLLIGSWLVVISLIGLAVVSSFLIASICMLCAGAGSALVYTPLMSITVGWFPDKRGTVMGLLLSGAGIGMLFSGIIVPYVVRTFPEYSWRSSWFLFGVITCIVVFIASIVLKNPEVTEDEGERNDKSFLWKTKELYIIAWMYFIVGVVYLIPNLYQTSFMINNGMSASISGTVYAIAGMFSIVGAPVWGLISDRIGIKRALSIALLLAVIGDMIPIILGNITGFIISAIIWGSSLGGILLLIQVAATKQVSPKYVSMAISFISVFYAVGQMIGPGLAGWIIGEIGYTAAYGLGAFGFFMCICMGLRLKKGNLANSAYIEK, encoded by the coding sequence ATGAAAGAGCGGAATGAAAGACATTTTTGGATATTTGTATTAACAGGGATGTTTCTTATTATAACAACGACTGGGTTTGCTCGTATGGCATACGGGGTTATATTACCTTTTATGCAAGAGGGACTCCAAATATCTACTTCACAATCAGGCATGTTAGGGACAATACTCTTTTTAGGATATTTATTAACAGTCGGAACATCTGGAATACTCACCATTCGTTTTGGAGCAAAATCAGTTTTATTAATAGGGAGTTGGCTTGTCGTTATAAGTTTAATAGGATTGGCAGTTGTTTCTTCATTTTTGATAGCTTCTATTTGTATGTTATGTGCTGGAGCAGGTAGTGCTCTTGTATATACACCACTCATGTCAATAACTGTAGGATGGTTTCCAGACAAAAGAGGAACTGTAATGGGACTGTTATTAAGCGGTGCTGGCATAGGCATGCTATTTAGTGGAATAATTGTTCCTTATGTAGTACGTACATTTCCAGAGTATAGTTGGCGTAGTTCATGGTTTTTGTTTGGCGTTATTACATGTATCGTTGTATTCATTGCCTCAATTGTATTGAAGAATCCAGAAGTTACTGAAGATGAGGGGGAAAGGAATGATAAGTCGTTTTTATGGAAAACGAAAGAGTTATACATCATTGCATGGATGTATTTTATTGTGGGCGTTGTTTATTTAATTCCAAATTTATATCAAACTAGTTTTATGATTAATAATGGTATGTCGGCATCAATTTCGGGAACTGTTTATGCGATTGCTGGTATGTTTTCAATCGTAGGAGCTCCTGTCTGGGGATTGATTTCGGATCGGATTGGTATAAAGAGGGCGTTAAGTATTGCGCTTTTATTAGCTGTAATAGGTGATATGATTCCAATTATATTGGGAAATATAACTGGCTTTATCATATCGGCAATTATTTGGGGTTCTAGCCTCGGAGGAATCCTTTTATTAATTCAAGTTGCAGCAACAAAGCAAGTATCCCCCAAATATGTCTCAATGGCAATTAGTTTTATATCCGTTTTCTATGCAGTTGGTCAAATGATTGGACCAGGACTTGCGGGATGGATTATTGGGGAAATTGGTTATACTGCAGCGTATGGATTAGGTGCTTTCGGTTTCTTTATGTGCATATGTATGGGATTGAGACTAAAAAAAGGGAATCTTGCAAACTCAGCGTATATAGAGAAGTGA
- a CDS encoding DinB family protein, giving the protein MFHVKDVLADQLLANANDPSWYIPFSDAVKDLSEREAFWKPNEESNSIAEIVQHLLYWNSTWQTRYKESNVNAVPAIGDNNKSFMLSDNQTFEELREKLLEKLLQWQSLINEDKVESDVIGFPVSAKWWEVLANVTTHNAYHIGQIIYIRKLQKSFDSE; this is encoded by the coding sequence GTGTTCCATGTTAAAGACGTTTTAGCAGATCAGTTATTAGCAAATGCGAATGATCCTAGTTGGTATATTCCATTTTCAGATGCAGTTAAGGATTTATCTGAGAGAGAAGCTTTCTGGAAACCGAATGAAGAGAGTAATAGTATAGCTGAAATTGTACAACACTTACTGTATTGGAACTCGACGTGGCAAACTAGGTATAAAGAATCAAATGTTAATGCCGTGCCCGCTATTGGTGATAATAACAAAAGTTTTATGCTATCTGATAATCAAACATTTGAAGAGTTAAGAGAAAAACTATTAGAGAAACTGTTACAGTGGCAAAGTCTAATAAATGAAGACAAGGTTGAAAGTGATGTAATTGGATTTCCTGTATCTGCGAAGTGGTGGGAAGTATTAGCTAATGTAACGACTCATAATGCGTACCATATTGGTCAAATTATTTACATTCGGAAATTGCAGAAGAGTTTTGATAGTGAATAA
- a CDS encoding DeoR/GlpR family DNA-binding transcription regulator: MFTEERRENILKLLKKDGRVIAKDLAESFDMSIDSIRRDLSIMEKDGLLKRTHGGAIELTRVRNLAAEPFKRFSDSSIYEEAIAKVAVSYIQEGDSVFIGGASIHCAMLKFLPETSFTVITNSIEIASSLREYKNIEVYLIGGKVKPSGNMTDTLASELISRLSIDLYFSTGGGISLHGISTATPEVAYFGKTVSKIARRNICLAPHNKLGIDCFIKGESLKEIALIITDEEASKEAIQEFEKQGKAIVIAPIDCI; this comes from the coding sequence ATGTTTACTGAAGAGCGTCGAGAGAACATTTTAAAATTGCTTAAGAAAGATGGAAGAGTAATCGCAAAGGATCTTGCGGAAAGCTTCGACATGTCTATCGATTCTATAAGAAGAGATTTGTCTATTATGGAGAAGGATGGTTTATTAAAAAGAACTCACGGAGGTGCAATTGAACTTACGCGAGTGAGAAACTTAGCTGCTGAACCATTTAAACGTTTTAGTGATAGTTCAATATACGAAGAAGCAATTGCTAAAGTTGCTGTATCTTATATACAAGAAGGAGATTCCGTTTTTATTGGTGGGGCTTCAATTCATTGTGCCATGTTAAAATTTTTACCTGAAACATCATTTACAGTTATAACGAACTCTATAGAGATAGCTAGTTCGTTACGAGAATATAAGAACATAGAAGTGTATTTAATTGGTGGTAAGGTAAAACCTTCAGGAAATATGACAGATACACTTGCCTCTGAATTGATAAGTAGATTATCTATTGATCTTTATTTCTCTACAGGTGGAGGCATTTCATTACATGGTATAAGTACTGCAACACCGGAAGTTGCTTATTTTGGAAAAACAGTAAGTAAAATCGCTAGAAGGAATATTTGTTTAGCTCCTCATAATAAACTCGGAATAGACTGCTTTATAAAAGGAGAGTCACTGAAAGAAATTGCCCTTATAATAACAGATGAAGAGGCTAGTAAAGAGGCAATTCAAGAATTTGAGAAACAAGGTAAAGCAATTGTAATAGCGCCAATAGACTGCATTTAA
- a CDS encoding GNAT family N-acetyltransferase yields MIIKGQEFHINGLTYTIRSAAETDAEQLSEIRIQIDGETENMDREAGEGFIDKIGFQEIIKTDSEKRKNLFLVVEVHNRIVGFSRCEGSDLKRLSHKVEFGVCILKEFWGYGIGKSLLQQSINWADKNEVKKVSLQVLETNEKAIQLYEKLGFEVEGVLKNDKRLSDGKYYNTVIMGRFTDTFHKRGEEVCFTEGSII; encoded by the coding sequence ATGATTATAAAAGGACAAGAGTTTCATATAAATGGATTAACTTATACAATTCGATCTGCAGCTGAAACAGACGCTGAGCAGTTATCAGAAATTAGAATTCAGATCGATGGAGAAACTGAAAATATGGATAGAGAAGCTGGAGAGGGATTTATAGATAAGATAGGTTTTCAGGAAATAATAAAAACAGATAGTGAAAAAAGGAAGAATCTCTTTTTAGTTGTAGAAGTTCACAATCGAATCGTTGGATTTTCAAGGTGTGAAGGATCTGATTTAAAGAGGTTGTCTCATAAAGTTGAATTCGGTGTTTGTATTTTAAAAGAGTTTTGGGGATACGGAATCGGTAAGAGTCTATTACAACAATCTATCAATTGGGCTGATAAAAATGAAGTGAAAAAGGTATCATTACAAGTGTTAGAGACAAACGAGAAAGCCATTCAGCTCTATGAAAAATTAGGTTTTGAAGTAGAAGGCGTTCTGAAAAATGATAAAAGGCTATCGGATGGTAAGTATTATAATACAGTAATAATGGGGAGGTTTACTGATACTTTTCATAAAAGAGGTGAAGAGGTATGTTTTACAGAAGGAAGTATTATATAG
- a CDS encoding NIPSNAP family protein, with the protein MFYRRKYYIVKDEFIEIFNDHFNNTNLPNQIKYGSRLIGRWMKDNNDGTNEVFAIWEYDSYENYEEIETKIRSDKMHVRRIHDWYEKHGGKEYVLREYIIEMKNEELLCTVK; encoded by the coding sequence ATGTTTTACAGAAGGAAGTATTATATAGTAAAAGATGAATTCATAGAAATATTTAATGATCATTTCAATAACACGAATTTACCTAATCAAATAAAATATGGTTCTCGTTTAATAGGACGCTGGATGAAAGATAATAATGATGGTACGAATGAAGTATTTGCAATATGGGAATACGATAGTTATGAAAATTATGAAGAAATTGAAACTAAAATTAGAAGTGACAAGATGCATGTTAGAAGAATACATGATTGGTATGAAAAACATGGAGGGAAAGAATATGTTTTACGAGAGTACATAATAGAGATGAAAAATGAAGAGTTACTATGTACTGTAAAATGA
- a CDS encoding DUF3977 family protein, whose translation MKYIEIGIGNRWFVRTETENKDGTEFEERGIIKPIYFESLYVRIWFRKTCFIFDTKEGFKKVRKNRAEYKFIVGMVSRLKQ comes from the coding sequence GTGAAGTATATTGAAATTGGAATCGGGAATAGATGGTTCGTTCGAACAGAAACTGAAAATAAAGATGGAACTGAATTTGAGGAACGAGGAATTATCAAACCTATTTATTTTGAGTCTTTATATGTACGAATTTGGTTTCGGAAAACGTGTTTTATTTTTGATACGAAAGAGGGCTTTAAGAAAGTAAGAAAAAATAGAGCTGAGTATAAGTTTATTGTTGGAATGGTGAGTAGGTTAAAACAATAG
- a CDS encoding DUF3953 domain-containing protein yields the protein MIRIITFILAIVVMVYSIYSWNNDSKQSMLILQLLLGFVVAGMGIQNVKKDEKENKNMGLLLLLTSLFCIIVSLIKYLK from the coding sequence ATGATTAGAATTATCACATTCATACTCGCAATTGTTGTAATGGTCTATTCCATCTATAGTTGGAATAATGATTCGAAACAAAGTATGCTTATTTTACAATTACTGTTAGGTTTCGTGGTTGCTGGTATGGGGATACAAAACGTTAAGAAGGATGAAAAAGAGAATAAGAATATGGGGCTGCTGCTTTTACTTACATCGCTATTTTGTATCATCGTATCGTTAATAAAATATTTAAAATAA
- a CDS encoding NUDIX domain-containing protein, protein MPMSIYYKRLREKLGSELIFMPSIAAVIKNEQGEILFQYPGGEHWSLPAGAIEPGETPEEAVVREVWEETGLKIKVKKEKGVFGGKEFRHTYSNGDQVEYIVVVFECGIIGGGLKAVDGESVKLKYFPLSEKPPLALPYPDKIFL, encoded by the coding sequence ATGCCGATGTCAATATATTATAAAAGACTTCGTGAAAAATTAGGATCTGAACTTATTTTTATGCCGAGTATAGCTGCTGTAATTAAAAATGAGCAGGGGGAAATCTTATTTCAATATCCTGGAGGAGAACACTGGAGTTTGCCAGCAGGGGCAATCGAACCAGGAGAAACACCAGAAGAAGCGGTTGTTAGAGAAGTGTGGGAAGAAACAGGATTAAAAATAAAAGTGAAAAAAGAAAAAGGGGTATTTGGAGGGAAAGAATTTCGTCATACATATTCGAATGGAGATCAAGTAGAGTATATTGTTGTTGTATTTGAGTGTGGAATTATCGGAGGCGGGTTAAAAGCAGTTGATGGAGAATCTGTAAAACTAAAATATTTCCCTTTATCTGAAAAGCCACCTTTAGCATTACCGTATCCCGATAAAATATTTTTATAG
- a CDS encoding TetR/AcrR family transcriptional regulator — protein sequence MKNSTLSTRKHRSLETKRKLLHSGYTIFIRNGFQKTTITQIIKHAETGYGTAYVYFKNKDALLVVLMEDVMNRFYNIADRSFSPQTKLDACDMIQSQVRAFLQLAEEERDILQVVEEAIGLSREISQKWDEIRERFIKSIMQDITYSQESGLAQPELNKEIVARGWFAMNEMFLWEIVQNDKKLDLEEVVHTLTVMYTAGLYK from the coding sequence TTGAAAAATTCTACTCTTTCAACAAGAAAACACCGCTCCTTAGAAACAAAAAGGAAACTATTACATTCCGGTTATACTATTTTTATAAGAAACGGATTTCAGAAAACTACAATCACGCAAATTATTAAACATGCAGAAACTGGTTATGGAACAGCATATGTATATTTTAAAAACAAAGATGCTCTCCTCGTCGTTTTGATGGAAGATGTTATGAATCGCTTTTATAATATTGCTGATCGCTCTTTTTCACCTCAAACAAAGTTAGACGCATGTGATATGATCCAAAGTCAAGTTAGAGCCTTTTTGCAATTAGCGGAAGAAGAACGAGATATTTTGCAAGTTGTCGAAGAAGCAATAGGATTATCAAGAGAGATAAGTCAAAAATGGGATGAGATTCGTGAACGCTTTATAAAAAGTATTATGCAGGATATTACTTACTCTCAAGAAAGTGGATTGGCGCAGCCTGAATTAAATAAAGAGATTGTAGCACGTGGTTGGTTCGCGATGAATGAAATGTTTCTTTGGGAAATTGTGCAAAATGATAAAAAGCTAGATTTAGAAGAAGTTGTACATACATTGACAGTGATGTATACGGCAGGTCTATATAAATAG
- the kynU gene encoding kynureninase: protein MYKEPFQPTYEYALECDKHDELKDFQSEFYKKEGTIYLDGNSLGLLSKRAEKSLLTLLDSWKEFGIDGWTEGEHPWFFLSEKLGELTAPLIGALPEETIVTGSTTTNIHQVIATFYEPKGIRTKILADELTFPSDIYALQSQIGLKGLDPEEHLVQVKSRDGRRLSEEDIIYAMTDDIALILLPSVLYRSGQILDMKRLTAEAHKRGIHIGFDLCHSIGSIPHHFKEWDVDFAVWCNYKYLNAGPGGVAGLYVNNKHFNRLPGLSGWFSSRKDKQFDMEHSLTAADHAGAYQIGTPHVLSTAPLIGSLEIFKEAGIEKLREKSLHITRYMLDLIQLELKDMGFTIGNPLEDEKRGGHIYLEHAEAARICKALKANGVIPDFRAPNGVRLAPVALYNTYEEVWNSVQILKKIMKNEEYKNFENKREVVA, encoded by the coding sequence ATGTATAAAGAACCATTTCAACCAACTTATGAGTATGCGCTTGAATGTGATAAACATGATGAACTGAAAGATTTTCAATCTGAATTTTATAAAAAAGAAGGAACAATATATTTAGATGGTAACTCTTTAGGGTTACTTTCAAAAAGAGCAGAAAAATCGTTACTTACCTTGCTAGATTCATGGAAAGAGTTTGGAATTGATGGATGGACTGAAGGTGAGCATCCGTGGTTTTTCCTTTCGGAGAAATTGGGTGAATTGACAGCACCTCTTATTGGGGCTTTACCGGAAGAAACAATTGTAACCGGTTCCACAACTACGAATATACATCAGGTTATTGCAACGTTTTATGAGCCGAAAGGAATACGAACAAAAATTCTTGCGGATGAATTAACGTTCCCATCAGATATATATGCGCTTCAAAGTCAAATTGGTTTAAAAGGATTAGATCCAGAGGAACATCTAGTTCAAGTGAAAAGTAGAGATGGTAGAAGACTTTCAGAAGAAGATATTATTTATGCGATGACCGATGATATCGCTTTAATTTTATTGCCTTCTGTACTATATAGAAGCGGACAAATTCTTGATATGAAGCGATTAACAGCTGAAGCTCATAAACGTGGTATTCATATCGGTTTTGACTTATGTCATTCAATCGGTTCTATTCCGCATCATTTTAAAGAGTGGGATGTAGATTTCGCTGTATGGTGTAATTATAAATATTTAAATGCAGGTCCTGGTGGTGTTGCAGGCCTTTATGTAAATAATAAACACTTTAATAGACTCCCAGGATTATCTGGTTGGTTTAGTTCTAGAAAAGATAAGCAATTTGATATGGAGCATTCATTAACTGCGGCTGACCATGCTGGAGCTTATCAAATAGGGACACCTCACGTATTAAGTACTGCACCATTAATCGGTTCTCTTGAAATTTTTAAAGAAGCTGGCATTGAAAAGTTACGTGAAAAATCATTACATATTACGAGATATATGCTCGATTTAATTCAATTAGAGTTAAAGGATATGGGATTTACAATCGGAAATCCGCTAGAGGATGAAAAACGAGGCGGGCATATTTATTTAGAACATGCTGAGGCGGCACGTATATGTAAAGCGTTAAAAGCAAATGGAGTGATTCCAGACTTTAGAGCTCCAAATGGAGTTAGACTTGCGCCTGTTGCTTTATACAATACGTATGAGGAAGTATGGAACTCTGTACAAATCTTAAAGAAAATTATGAAAAATGAAGAATATAAAAACTTTGAAAATAAGCGAGAGGTTGTGGCGTAA
- the kynB gene encoding arylformamidase, which yields MKTSQWIDISQPLNNDIATWPGDTPFSYEVSWSKEDSGSVNVGKLTMSIHTGTHIDAPFHFDNDGNKVLDLDIHVYVGAARVIDVSGLESIGKKELERFKLEGVERLLLRTSSHGKANEFPDVIPHLRADIALFLSEKGIRLIGVDVPSVDPLDDKELAAHHQLFKHGIHILENVVLDHVADGDYELIALPLALTDADGSPVRAVIRPI from the coding sequence ATGAAAACATCGCAGTGGATTGATATTTCACAACCGCTAAATAATGATATCGCGACATGGCCAGGGGATACACCGTTCTCGTATGAAGTTTCATGGTCAAAAGAAGACAGTGGTTCAGTAAATGTCGGAAAGTTAACGATGAGTATCCATACAGGTACTCATATTGATGCACCATTTCATTTCGATAATGACGGTAATAAGGTGTTAGATTTAGATATACACGTATATGTAGGCGCAGCACGAGTTATCGATGTGTCAGGGCTGGAGAGTATCGGTAAAAAGGAATTAGAACGTTTTAAATTAGAAGGTGTAGAGCGATTATTATTACGTACATCTTCACATGGTAAAGCAAATGAATTCCCAGATGTAATCCCGCATTTACGCGCAGATATTGCACTCTTTCTTTCTGAAAAGGGAATTCGTTTAATCGGGGTGGACGTACCATCAGTTGATCCTTTAGATGATAAAGAACTAGCAGCACATCATCAATTATTTAAACATGGAATTCACATTTTAGAAAATGTCGTACTCGATCACGTAGCAGACGGCGATTACGAACTTATTGCCTTACCACTTGCATTAACAGATGCAGATGGAAGTCCAGTTCGCGCTGTTATTAGACCAATATAA